The Metabacillus schmidteae nucleotide sequence TTTATAGAGGTATTGGCCAAGAGTTTTTCTTATGTTCTGTTTCATCACATTCCACTGATGCACACGTTCCTTTTGAAAATCCTTCATAATTTTTTCGACTTGACGATTGACATCCCGTAATAATGATTCAGAATCTCTGGCATAAACAAATCCTCTTGAAATCGTGTCCGGGCCGGAAATGATACTTCGATCTGTTTTGTTAAGTGTAACAACGATCACCAACATTCCATCCTCTGAAAGTTGTTTGCGGTCACGTAAAATAATGTCACCCACATCCCCAACACCTATACCGTCAACATAAGTATTACCTGCTGTCACCTTTCTTGTTTGTTGTGCTTGCTGATCAGCAATGTCGACAACATCCCCCAAGTTAATAATGAAGGTGTGACCTTTTTCTACTCCTACAGATTCAGCTAATAGTTGGTGTTGATGCAGCATTCGGTATTCGCCATGGATAGGAATAAAATATTTCGGCATCATCAATGTCAGCATGAGTTTTAGGTCCTCTTGATATCCATGACCTGACACATGCATACCTGTGGAGCTGCCTGAGCCGTATATGACTATTGCTCCCAAAGAAAATAAATTGTCAATTATACGTGATACATTTCGTTCGTTTCCTGGAATTGGAGATGCCGCTAAAATGACAGTATCACCAGCGAGTATTTCTGCATCACGGTAATTTGCGCTTGAAAGACGTGCAAGAGCGGCCATGGGCTCACCTTGACTTCCTGTACAAAGTATCGCCACTTTCTCAGGTTCAAGTTCATGAATTTGCTGAGGTTGGATTAACATTCCCTCCGGTATATTTAGATATCCGCGCTCCATAGCAACATCTATGACATTGACCATACTTCTACCTAATAATGCCAGCTTTCGGTTTGTTTTGATCGCAGTATCAACAACTTGCTGAATCCGGTTTACATTTGATGCAAAAGTAGAAACAATAACCTTACGTCTCGCTTTCATAAAGGCCTCATCCATATGTTCACCAACCATTTGTTCAGAAGGAGTTAATCCTGATCGCTCTGCATTTGTACTTTCAGATAAGAGG carries:
- a CDS encoding ribonuclease J is translated as MMTTKDQLSIFALGGVNEIGKNMYIVQYSNEIFVIDCGGKFPDESLLGIDLIIPDLTYLEENKDKIKALIVTHGHEDHIGGIPYFLKKLNVPIYGTRFTLGLIELKLMEHNLIRDTELIQIDSESLITFEKINLSFFKTNHSIPDCLGIVFHTPEGNVVHTGDFKFDLTPVNNQHSDIHKMAEIGKQGVLVLLSESTNAERSGLTPSEQMVGEHMDEAFMKARRKVIVSTFASNVNRIQQVVDTAIKTNRKLALLGRSMVNVIDVAMERGYLNIPEGMLIQPQQIHELEPEKVAILCTGSQGEPMAALARLSSANYRDAEILAGDTVILAASPIPGNERNVSRIIDNLFSLGAIVIYGSGSSTGMHVSGHGYQEDLKLMLTLMMPKYFIPIHGEYRMLHQHQLLAESVGVEKGHTFIINLGDVVDIADQQAQQTRKVTAGNTYVDGIGVGDVGDIILRDRKQLSEDGMLVIVVTLNKTDRSIISGPDTISRGFVYARDSESLLRDVNRQVEKIMKDFQKERVHQWNVMKQNIRKTLGQYLYKHTKRKPMILPIIIEV